ACGAAAGCGAGCATGTTGAAAAGAGGCCTCAGGATTTCGAGATCAATATGCTCCGTTGCATTTATTGCGGCATGTGCCAGGAGGTTTGCCCGGAAGAGGCTATTTTTCTGCAGGATATTTATTCAGTGGTTGGCACTTCGAGAGAAGAGCTGGTTTACCATAAGCAAAAGCTTTATGAACTAGGTGGAACGCGTCCTGATGATCACTACAAGTGGGACAAGAAAAAGGAAGCCGAGGAATTGGCTGCCTCTGGAGGTCACCACTAAGCGCTCCTTTGGGAGATAACTTATCAATCTACCGGGACTAAGAATCAGAGAATCATACTATTCTCACGATTTTCTTCTTGAACCGCTTTGACGCTGAAACGAGAACTGACCCGCTAAAAAAACTACTTGATGGAGAACTTCTTATTTTACCTGTTTTCGATTCTCACCGTGATGTCGGCGTTGCTGGTCGTGGTGAATCGTGACGCGGTAAACGGTGCGATGTTTATGATACTGAGCCTCGTTGGAATGGCGGCTCTCTTCCTTCTGCTGGAAGCCTACTTCATCGCAATCCTGCAGATCCTCGTCTATGCTGGTGCCGTCATGGTTCTATTCCTCTTTATCATCATGCTGATTGATGTGGAGAAGACTTCAAAACGGATGCCGGATCGAATCACGCTGGTTGCAAGTTTAGTCGGATTTGGACTTCTGGTCTTCGGTTGCATGTATCTTTTCATTGACGGCGACGCCCAGCCG
The Rubellicoccus peritrichatus DNA segment above includes these coding regions:
- a CDS encoding NADH-quinone oxidoreductase subunit J family protein, with protein sequence MFMILSLVGMAALFLLLEAYFIAILQILVYAGAVMVLFLFIIMLIDVEKTSKRMPDRITLVASLVGFGLLVFGCMYLFIDGDAQPLEAVKPLPEGATTDNVPFATASRSLGYLLFTKYMLPFQVTGFLLLIAMIGVIVVSKKISASGDAESERPKRA